Proteins encoded by one window of Acidipropionibacterium virtanenii:
- a CDS encoding Fur family transcriptional regulator — protein sequence MYTGETARPAKRITRQRTAINDLFDDEETFLTAQQVHDELRERGVKVGLATVYRNLQAMGEDGELDVIRAEDGEMTFRRCSTSHHHHLVCRQCGKVVEIGQDDTIQQWAADVAARHGFSDTGHELELFGLCSQCST from the coding sequence GTGTACACCGGCGAGACCGCCAGGCCGGCCAAGCGCATCACCAGACAGCGCACCGCCATCAACGATCTGTTCGACGACGAGGAGACCTTCCTCACCGCCCAGCAGGTCCACGACGAGCTGCGCGAGCGGGGCGTGAAGGTGGGGCTGGCCACCGTCTACCGCAACCTGCAGGCGATGGGCGAGGACGGTGAGCTCGACGTCATCCGTGCCGAGGACGGCGAGATGACCTTCCGGCGCTGCTCGACCTCGCACCACCACCATCTGGTGTGCCGCCAGTGCGGCAAGGTGGTCGAGATCGGACAGGACGACACGATCCAGCAGTGGGCCGCCGATGTGGCCGCCCGCCACGGCTTCAGCGACACCGGTCACGAGCTGGAGCTGTTCGGGCTGTGCTCGCAGTGCTCGACCTGA
- the recO gene encoding DNA repair protein RecO, with protein sequence MPTYRDRAVVLRTHKLGEADRIITMLTCDHGKVRAVARGVRRTSSKYGGRLDPFNLVDIQLVIGRNLDVVAQVESLHAYSAPLRLDYPLFTAAEVMVEAADHLVPVEKEPAPAQYRLLAGALRVLGAGTTDGPRPAAMVLDSYLLRALSAAGYAPDLVDCVRCGASGPHPGFSPSMGGMVCVNCQPPGTPHPNPETIGYLRALLTGDWAATRSIAPVRVREGSGLVAAFVSWHMERGLRSLPLMDRTR encoded by the coding sequence ATGCCTACCTACCGGGACCGAGCCGTCGTGCTGCGGACCCACAAGCTCGGGGAGGCCGACCGGATCATCACCATGCTCACCTGCGATCACGGCAAGGTGAGGGCGGTGGCACGAGGAGTCCGTCGCACCTCCAGCAAGTACGGGGGACGGCTCGACCCGTTCAACCTCGTCGACATCCAGCTGGTCATCGGCCGCAACCTCGACGTCGTCGCCCAGGTGGAGAGCCTCCACGCCTACTCGGCGCCACTGCGGCTGGATTACCCGCTGTTCACCGCCGCCGAGGTGATGGTCGAGGCAGCCGACCACCTGGTGCCCGTGGAGAAGGAGCCGGCACCGGCCCAGTACCGGCTGCTGGCCGGCGCCCTGCGGGTGCTGGGGGCAGGCACCACCGACGGCCCCAGGCCGGCGGCCATGGTGCTGGACTCCTACCTGCTGCGCGCCCTGTCGGCCGCCGGGTACGCCCCCGACCTGGTCGACTGCGTCCGTTGCGGGGCCTCAGGCCCTCACCCCGGGTTCTCCCCGAGCATGGGCGGGATGGTGTGCGTCAACTGCCAGCCCCCCGGCACCCCCCACCCCAATCCCGAGACCATCGGCTACCTACGGGCCCTGCTCACCGGCGACTGGGCGGCGACCCGGTCGATCGCGCCGGTGCGGGTACGGGAGGGTTCGGGACTGGTGGCCGCCTTCGTCTCCTGGCACATGGAGCGCGGGCTGCGCTCCTTGCCGCTGATGGACCGCACCCGTTAA